The DNA region CCGTGGAAGACGGATCGGCTGCACGAATTCGCAGCAGATCGGCCAGGATCGATTTCATGAATCCAGTTGCCGACATCGCTGGTCTGGCTGCCTTGTGGCAGAGAACGTCGGGTGGCGACCCCGCGGTGAAGATCGCGATCATCGACGGCCCCGTCGATCTCAATCATCCCTCGCTCAGGCAGGCCCGTGTCGCCATGGGCGGCGAGTTCGTCGCGCCGTCTTCATCGATCATCCAGTCCGAGCACGGCACGCATGTCACGAGCGTGCTGATGGGCACGCCCGGCAGCCCGGTGCTCGGCGTCGCGCCGAACTGCAACGCAACCGTGTTCTCGATCTATCGCGAGAATGCCGCCGGACAGATCGAGCCGTCCTCGCAAAGCACATTGGCGCTTGCGATCAACCAGGCGCTGGCGGTGGGCGCCGACATCATCAACATCAGCAGCGGTCAGCAATCCGCGACGGGACAGGCCGATCGCATTCTGGTCGACGCGGTGCGGGCCTGCGAGCGCGCCGGCAAGCTGATCGTCGCCGCCGCCGGCAATGATGGCTGCCGCTGCGTCCAGGTGCCGGGCAGCCTCGCTTCGGTGCTTGCGGTCGGCGCGTGCGATCTGGCCGGCAACCCGCTGCCGTTCAGCAATTTCGGCGACGCCTATCTCGAGAACGGCATCCTGGCGCCGGGCGAGAACATCGCCGGCGCCTCGCCGGTCCGCAACGTCAGCCTGCGTTCCGGAACGAGCTACGCGGCGCCAATCGTCACCGGCGTCGTCGCGCTGCTGCTCTCATGCCTGCGCCAGAACGGACGCAAGGCCGATCCGCAAGCCGTCCGTGCCGCGCTGCTCGAAAGCGCGGTGCCGTGCCGCAACGATGGCAGCGCCTCGCGCTGTCTCGCCGGACGGCTCGATATTCCCGCGGCTGTCGCCGCCCTGCTTGGCGAGCAGGCGGACGCCGTCATGCCGTCGGGTGCCACGGCCGCGCCTCCCCGCTTCTGGGGAGTGTCCGCGCGCCCTTTCGTCCAACCGTCATCCGCCGCTCAGCCAACTGCAACCAGAGAGGGTTCCATGGGAGATCTATCAGCAATGTCTGCACCATCGGCTCCGCGCATATTCGGGCCTGACGGCTCGGTCCTGCGAAGCAACGCCGGGATAATGCCAAGCGAGGCGCAGCCCGCCGCGCCGACGGCACCTGCGGCCATGGCCGTCCCCGTTGATCACGGCGTCGTCGCCGCGCCGATCGCCGCACCCGCGCCTTATCCGTATCACGCCCCCCATGCGGGCGGCGACATGGTCTGGATGCCGGCACCGGCACCCCAGATGGTGATGCCGCAGATGATGATGCCGCAGATGGCGATGCCGACGGCCGGCATGATGCCGCAAACCTGGCTGCAGCCGCAGCAACTGCACGCGCTGATGCCGAGCAATGCGCTTCCCGTCGCAATGCCCCAGGCGCTGCCGATGTACGAAGCGCCCGCGGTTCGAACCAGCGAGAAGAACTGCGGCTGTCGCGGCGGCATGCGTCCGCAGGGCGCGACGCCCGAGTCCACCGGACAGCTCGCCTTCCCGATCGGCCGGCTGTTCTATGATTTCGGCAAGGAAGCCCGCCTCGACTACTTCGTGCAGGCGATCGCCAACTGGCGCGACAGCCTGATCGGACGCGGCGATCCGGCGTTCGGACCGGAGCGCGATCACTCCGGCGATACCTCGGCGCCGTACAATCCGGCGATCATGGCGCGCTATCTGCTGAACCAGGCTGAAGGCGAGACCGCGACTCCGGCCGGCGCCGGCAACAACTTCCCGGACGCCGACGCCATCACCTGGACGATGACGATCGATTCGATCCCGATCTATGCGATCAAGCCGCTCGACGTGTTCGGTCTCGGATTCTTCGCCGCGCTGATCCTGGCGCTGTGGCATCAGGAGGTTTCGCACGACGATCCCGCGACGACCCGCACCGTGGTGCTGGCGAATGCGGCTGCCGCCGGCGCTGACGCACGACCGATCACGCCGCCCGCATTCCCGCCGCGCGGCGGCGTCGCGCGGGTCTCGATGGCCGGCTGGGTCGACAGCACCAACACGACCAAACTGCTCAACGGCACGGTCGTTCCGACGCTGGTGACCGATTGGCGCGGCTTCTACCAGTGGGATCTCTACACGCTGTTCGGGCCCGACCCCACCACCTGGCCGGACGGCGCCGAGGGCTTCCTCGAGCGGATCTACAACGAATTCCGCAATGTCGGACTTTCGCCGCAGGATCGCGCGCTGAACTACTCGGCGATGAATGCCTACAATACGCGGAAGATCTTCACCGACGTCGCCAAGAAGGGCTTGCGGCTCGACACCGTCGAGGTCGACCAGAGTCTCATCTGCCGTCCGGAATCGATTTGCCACGACGTGACCTACCGCTTCTTCAACCCGACGCAGGTCCTGACCCAGGCGCGCGAAGTCTATCAGTACACGATCGACGTGAGCGACGTGGTGCCGGTGGCGGTCGGGCCGCTGCGGCAGTGGCAGGTCTATTGACGCGATTGCTCCTCTGCGTCCGGAGGAGATCAGAACGTGGCGCGAATTAGCGTCACGTGGTCCAGGGGATCGACGCGATGAGCGATCCCCTGGGCGACGTCCAGCGACGGCTACCCCGGTCGGTGCCCACCTCCCGTAGTTGCCGTCAATTCAAACCGAAAGAAGGAGCTGAACATGTACGCAAGGAACGACTTTGAGACCTTCGGCAGCGTGCGTAGCCCGATCCAGTGTGAGGGCATCGAGCGCGGTCCGAAGCGGATTGCCGAAGTGGCGACCAACGGGTCGGTCAACCCGCAGGGTTGGCAGGACATCCTCGGTACGGCCGTGCAGGCGCTGCCGGGCGTCCTCGGTGCTTTCGGCATCTGATCGCCAAACTCGGGGCCCGGCGCTGTCGGGCCCCACCCCCTGCCCTCAAGGAGGCCGACATGATGCAGAAATCCACCGCCAGGAGCCCACAGCAACAGCAGCAGAACGGTCGCCGGATCGAGCCGTCCGGAAAGATCGTCGTGTCGTCAGTCGTGAGCCACGCCTCGCTGCTCGCCGCGATCAGCGACCGCAACCCGATCATCGCCAAACGCACCACATCCGACGAAGACAAATCCTGACGTCGTCGTCATCACCCAACCTATGGAGCCGATGCCATGGCAAAACCGCCCCGCAAATCCGGATCCGACAGCGCCGCCTCTCCGCCGCCGGCGGAATCAGCATCCGCAGCGTCAAGCCTTGCCGACGCGCGGCGCCCGTTGGAGGCGGCCGTTGTCGCCCGTCCGAAGATCGCCACCACGCCCGCCCCGCCGACAACGTCGGCCTACATGGCGCCTCCGCAGGGCCCCGGTGCTCCGCAGCAGATGCGCCATGATGGCTCGCCGCGTTCGGAGGAGCGCCTCAACACCGCGATGAAGATCCTGCTCGATCCCACGGCCCGCGGGTTGCCGAGCAAGGTCTATTCCGGACAGGCACGAAACTGGACCCGCAGACCGTGACCAGGTCCACGCACTGAGCGGCGCTTCGATCCGCTACCCGGACATGCAACGGCCCGCCCGATCCGGCGGCGCGGCCGTTGCCGCTCGTCGGAGAGAGACATGAACCAGAATGGCAATCCTAACGGCAATCCCCCTGGCATCAATCTGCGCCGCGCCGCCTGCACATTTGTGGGCCTCGGGACTCTCCTGTTTCTAGCGGCCGGCACCATGCGATGGGCCGGCGCCTGGATGTTCCTGCTCGAGATCACGATCGGCGGACTGATCACCGAGGCATGGCTCGCAAGACATGATCCGGGGCTGCTGGCGGAGCGCCGCACCGCGCGCGGCCAGGCCGGGTGGGATCGCGTCATCACGACGATCATGCCGCTGTTGTGGCTGACATGGCTGCCGCTGATGGCGCTCCACGCGGTGCGCTACCAGACATCGTTCATCCCGCTCTGGCTGCAATGCGCCGGCGCGGTGATGATCGCCGCGTCGTTCTACATCGTCTACCGGACCTACCGGGAAAACAGCTACGCCGCCCCGGTCGTGAAGATCCAGCGCGAGCGCGGACATGCTGCGGTGACGACGGGGCCGTACGCCTATGTGCGGCATCCGATCTATGCCAGCGGCCTGTTGACCTATATCGGCACGCCGTTGCTGCTCGGATCCTGGTATGGCCTTGGCATCGTGCCTGTCATGGCGGCGCTGCTCGGTTTGCGGTCCATGATGGAGGAGCGGATGCTCTCTGCCGAGCTCGACGGTTATGCCGAATATCTCGGGCGCGTGCGCTACCGCCTGGTTCCGATGGTCTGGTGAGCCGTTCCGTATGGCGGAGTTTGCCGCAAACTGGCGGCTTGC from Bradyrhizobium sp. B124 includes:
- a CDS encoding S8 family serine peptidase → MKIAIIDGPVDLNHPSLRQARVAMGGEFVAPSSSIIQSEHGTHVTSVLMGTPGSPVLGVAPNCNATVFSIYRENAAGQIEPSSQSTLALAINQALAVGADIINISSGQQSATGQADRILVDAVRACERAGKLIVAAAGNDGCRCVQVPGSLASVLAVGACDLAGNPLPFSNFGDAYLENGILAPGENIAGASPVRNVSLRSGTSYAAPIVTGVVALLLSCLRQNGRKADPQAVRAALLESAVPCRNDGSASRCLAGRLDIPAAVAALLGEQADAVMPSGATAAPPRFWGVSARPFVQPSSAAQPTATREGSMGDLSAMSAPSAPRIFGPDGSVLRSNAGIMPSEAQPAAPTAPAAMAVPVDHGVVAAPIAAPAPYPYHAPHAGGDMVWMPAPAPQMVMPQMMMPQMAMPTAGMMPQTWLQPQQLHALMPSNALPVAMPQALPMYEAPAVRTSEKNCGCRGGMRPQGATPESTGQLAFPIGRLFYDFGKEARLDYFVQAIANWRDSLIGRGDPAFGPERDHSGDTSAPYNPAIMARYLLNQAEGETATPAGAGNNFPDADAITWTMTIDSIPIYAIKPLDVFGLGFFAALILALWHQEVSHDDPATTRTVVLANAAAAGADARPITPPAFPPRGGVARVSMAGWVDSTNTTKLLNGTVVPTLVTDWRGFYQWDLYTLFGPDPTTWPDGAEGFLERIYNEFRNVGLSPQDRALNYSAMNAYNTRKIFTDVAKKGLRLDTVEVDQSLICRPESICHDVTYRFFNPTQVLTQAREVYQYTIDVSDVVPVAVGPLRQWQVY
- a CDS encoding isoprenylcysteine carboxylmethyltransferase family protein; this translates as MNQNGNPNGNPPGINLRRAACTFVGLGTLLFLAAGTMRWAGAWMFLLEITIGGLITEAWLARHDPGLLAERRTARGQAGWDRVITTIMPLLWLTWLPLMALHAVRYQTSFIPLWLQCAGAVMIAASFYIVYRTYRENSYAAPVVKIQRERGHAAVTTGPYAYVRHPIYASGLLTYIGTPLLLGSWYGLGIVPVMAALLGLRSMMEERMLSAELDGYAEYLGRVRYRLVPMVW